The Erigeron canadensis isolate Cc75 chromosome 1, C_canadensis_v1, whole genome shotgun sequence genome segment ATGTGCATATATCATTTTGGGGGTTCGATTCTCACCATAAGGGGggttttcttaatttatttggGTTTCCTCCTGAAAGTATTAGGTACATATGATCGCGTCGCAGGCGTTACAGTTATATATCAAGTGATCCTAATaattgcatttaaagaaaaaagggCTTAATTAACGCAAAAGGAACAGAGACCAATGTTAGAAACTGTCTCTTGAAGAGTAGGCTTCAATAGCTCAATACGGGCAGATAAGTAATTGGATTTTCTTCAAGTTCGGAGTAAGTTGGGCGTCTAAATCCGAGCTCCATGCAATTAGATTGGTCAGCTAAACTGGAACTTTTCCCAACAGGTCACTCCGTATAGTTGATCGTctcaaaaagaaatataagGTGAAATACAACTAAAAATAATCACCACCGAcgtaaatcaattttttttaactaacttGGTATTAAGAACCCCAAAACCGAGACTTCTTTTGAACCATGTAATAGTTTTGTTTTCTAAGATTAACTTCATATGTTTGTTAATTGTTACTCGATcgtatatatgttttcttttttcgaaaggtgtatttttgttatatgttaTAATTAAATCTTCTTGTTCATTATTATCTGAGAAAATAATATTACTGTTATATATAGCATTTAGAATCGTGATTGTGATACTACTTATtgctctgttttttttttctccttctaAAAGTGGTCATCACAACTTAATCATGTGACAATATGATTTGAACCCATAATCAATAAATTATGGGAACCGAAGACACTGGGCAAAAGAGAAAAGATCACATGGAATttagattttttaaactaaattcTTCATACCCGTATTACATAAACTTAATTTACTAATAGATGTAGTTTAACGACGTTATTAGATGAGCTAAAACAGAAATTTTAATTACATAATTGATACTAGAATACAAGCTATTCATGAAAGGATTTTTAACATGTGCCCACATACACATATTTAAAAGGAACAATTACCTATATGGTCTAAGATAAAGGTGTATGTCTAGAAATAGCCACATCCAATAAAATCTAAGATAAAAAATTTAGGTTTCGAAAAAAGAACTATaggtttgaaaatttttttttttactttactaATGATTACTGTATAAAACTTCAGAATTCTGATGTTAATACATAACTGATCAAAagttaagttttaaaaaattaataaataaaatctatgTATCCACGTCATATTATTTAAGTTtacaatttaattataaatatcattacattaatgataataattggCATACAAGTAAAATAATGCATGTTTACGCTAGCTTTACCGTTTTCTGCGAGGACTATATTTGTACAATTGTACCTCAATTCAGAATTTTATGGCATATATATGGATCTATGCTTTCATTTTACGTTCAAATGATATAAAGGTATTATACTTCTATTTTTTAGAATTTAAGTTACGTGTAGCTAGCTACGTAGTGGTATGACATAAAGAAAGAATTTGTTGGCAAAAAGTAGTGTGAACAACTTGTTATGATGGTGACTTATTTTagacataacatatatatcGATCGTAAGGACCCATCGATCGATGAGGTTTTCTCTTATGGTATATCGTGGATATCGATTTTGTTTGGCAGCCATgtacatattcatttattaagGTTTGTTGGTAGTTCATATTATCTATAAACTATTCCTAAGGGTGGGGCACTTTCTTCTCGCTCACTCCCTAAATGCAAGGAGCACTTCTCCGTCCCTTTCcatccttttttatttaattcattttctatttatttttaataaattaaaactttaacttaaattaaaaatacaaccACAAAACACAACTAAAACACATTAACTTAATTATTCAACACACAAATAACTTAAAcgtaaacaaagaaaaaaaaagatacacaCTTGGGCATCGGCCATCCACATCCCTCACAAATCTCGCATTTCTGCGTCAACACCATCTCCAACATCAGCCCGGTGAGGTGGTCGTGTGACTTGATGACGAAATCCATCTCGTTCTGCCGCTGTGTGCTTTGGACCATACATGTCATCTCCTCCTCCCGTGCTTTCCTAGCCTCCTCCGCCGCCTTATAACTATCCCTCATCGCCTTCTGAATCTGAAGTTTCTCCTCCCGAGCTCATTTTTTATCCTCATTGTCACATTTCAACTCCGCGGCCATCTTCAAGAACTTATTAGATGTAGTGTAGGCGGAAGTAGCAGCCTGTTTACCTCTAGGTCTACGGCGGGGCGGCGACACGGGTCTAGCAATCGGTGGTGGTGCATCAACATATTTCCCACCTACATCTTCTTCATCACCCTGATCCTCGTTCAAGTCAATATGGATCGACGCCTCCCCCGATGAACGAACATTCATATTCGACCCTTTCGTTCGTGCCCTTTTGCTACCTGAATCCTCCGACCCCTCCAAGGTAAGAACTTCCGCCCATTTGGGCGCGTTTTTCAAAACCTGTCACGCCTCTACATGTGGAAACCCGGATCTGTTATTGTACTTCCGCATGTACAACGTCGCGGCCACCCTAAACACATCGGCGTTGTTTTGGCCACTCAACATCTTACTCTTCTTAACATTATAAATACCACTAAAACCCGAAACCTTATgcttcaaatccttccatttcgaCCGAATCATTTCCGGTGTACGGCCCGAATCACGCTTTAAGTTGATTTCCATCTCATGTTTCACCCTCCTCCAAAACGAGTTGCCCGTTTGGGCGTTTCCGGTGTACGGATCCTCGGACACGTTTAACCAACCCTTTGCCGAACACACCTCCTCATCTTTCCCCCAATTTCGACACGCACTTTTTCCTTTAACCGGGACTTGTGTTTCCGGtattgcttcttcttcttcctcttcctcctcctcctatACTTCTTCTTCGACATTATCGTATTGTTGTTGTGATGAAGAACCACCCACGAATTGTTGTTGTGATGAAGAACCACCCGCAAATTGCGAGAAACCGAAAAGACTTTCATTTGTGTATTGTGAAACCCGGTTGTATCGAAAAACGCCAGATTCATCTGACTCAAGAAATCATCCGCGGGTTGCGGTTGGTAGACATTTTCAGTGGTGTTTTGTGGCGGAGAAGAAGGTGGCATTGCATCACGATTGTTTGGGGCGGTGTGTTTTTGCAACGTTTGGGAAGTTGATTATACACTAGATCTTTTCGTTTTTGATTACCCTTTTCGCGAttcatttttgtgttttttgtgtGATTAAATGTTGATTGAAATGTGAAAatgaatcaaagaaaaaaaaaagaactcggCAATAGgcagaagaagaaagaaaaggaagaagaaaaagaaaagagagagagatGTAACCGTTAATGTGGGCCcgcataaattattatttttttatttaaaggttGTAACGGTCAAATGGGTGCGAGACAGAGCCGGAGAGCGTGGTAGCCATGTTGGTCGCCACCCAACCGGTACCAGTATCACGGGGCGGTATTTCCCCCGGTACCGGTGTAGTGCCTAacccactccgtccaccctaatgGATAGAAGAACTTTAGTGGAATACTCGATGGTTAAAGACCTAAGTCCCTAACTAATAAATCACCAATCTCGATGACATTATTAATCAAGTGAAATCAATAATGACATAGCTACAACCTACAAGGtttaatattgtatatatatatgggttgagtattgtaaaacatgtattaaagtaaataaataggAGAAGATCTTAacctttagatcatgattaaattgatgcacaaatattcacgaagcaattgatgcatgatatcatgatgcacgatgattatCGGTGTAGAGAAATGTAttgttttatatcttttactttaatacttgttttattttacctaaaacctatatatatatatatatatatatataagttttgaaGTTTGTGCCCTTTAAAAGATTGTGCTCGGTCAGACCGGAAATCGAGTTTGCACATCTTTTAGGCCTCCCCAACGTAGCTACAAGGATTAATTAAAACGATTAATCGATTGTATATACTATctcatacaaaattaaaaatgttgaTCATTATAAGTTATCttctaaactactttataaTAAACATGTATGATAGTTATTAGGGGTAATGGGATTAGTGGCCCATTAATAAGATCTTTGACCTTGAGAGGATCCatctgggttcgagtctcattTCTCACATTTGTGAGGTGGAATTAATATgggttaaaaaaatttatcaaggGTATGTGTATAATTAATATGGATTAATAGAATAGAAtatcgtttaaaaaaaattattaagggTATGCGTATGATAATTATCAAGTTTTTCAAGTGTTCAGTATAATACAATTATATTTTAGAATCgtgcatatataatatatactagattattttccaGCGTAATACGcgaaataaacatattaatcatacaaacattattagagataaaacatattgaaaagCGATAATATTACTATTCGAATATTGTTTGCATCAAAGATGGTTAGTAAGATATGTATGTTTTGTATAATGACGGTATACCTTTTATAAtggtgatattattattattttcaaatgGTTATTATCGTGTAGAGTATACCTTTTAAAATGGTGAtactattatattaaaatagttATTATTGTATCGAAATCTtagtatatttttgtatattgatgatgtaaattaattaaacgagtatagtacccgcgcaatgcgacggtagTGGTGGAAAAGAcgggtctagtggtgtcggtaaTGGTAGTATTAGTGGTGTtagcggtgtcaagtggtgtaggttgatgtaattgtgatagtagaaatttttagaagataaagccttaaagtattaattattaaaataaaggtttaaggTGTAAATTATAACTCATTAATAAAAAGTCAAGAGTAATtttggtaattcaaaggtagaattacctaaaataaaaaaagactatttcttttataagagagtaaagataaagatatagataaaacatgttTCTTTAGTAcaattaaacttaaaataaaaaaaatagatcaaaatgtatcttctattttatttatacgtAAACAAAAATTTCATTCATACTTATTAacttttgaaatatttatacatcACTATCATATacaaattattaaaactaaaaaatctaaCCTAAGCGAAGTGTTAGCCGGAGTGAAATAACCAATAAGACTGTATCAATCACAACACAATGTAAACTTTTCTAAATAATACTCCCTCACTCCCACTAAAAATGtcacattttgaatattcaaagtcttgaTTTGCTAACTTTGAccttatatatgttttttttgtgttatacaacttttgataaaaatttataccaaatgaaaaatatatctaaaactcaatcaaaacatataactttcatcaattattatataacacaaacaaaaatagttaagatcaaaattgataaataatgactttgaatattcaaatcAAGACATTtctaatgggacggagggagtaataaaCTAACACCATGAACACTGAGTTTAACTTGAGATCTAAAAATGAGTTCATCGATAACAGCTATACACTTTGATAAAATtatccaaattttgttaaaagaatACATTTTTTGGTAGTAAAATTGGGCTCAACATTATTGTATTTTCATATACTGAACACCAATTTTAGAAGAAATCTATCATAAAAAACCTCCAACTAtaaagcatttttttttctcacatcAAGATAAAATCTCAaattttttcactttcatttcATGTATTGATATGGTAAAAAAActtacattttaaatatgcaaaatatttaatatactcAATTTAATGTTTAATAGATATTGTAAGATAAGTTTAAATTAAAGTAAGATGAAAAATGGGTTTATCATACCATCTAtacacttttattaaaaattttcttgttttgttaGAAAACTTACATGTCTtttgaacaaaaaattttaattaaacgaCATTGCTTTTTAATATACATAATCTTAATTTTAGAGGAAACCTATTTAGAAACATGGGGATGGAGCTTAGACATAGAACAAAATGGACGACCAATCgtgcatatataatatatgtacgaacatacataaaacataacattttagaaatattacaaatattttttggacaaaagtagaaaaacataataaatattgATATTTAGTTATGAGTTTATAATAATGGGTAAATGTTTTGATAATATACTGCGTATTtccaaacttttatatattggCATATAGCCATATATAGTATACCCAATCACTTCCCATAGAAATTAATACATAACCaatatttgaataataataataacaatgataataaaaataaaaattaactgAAAAGTTATATATGAAACATTATCAATACCAATTAAAATAATGATACATTGTATCTTAAACCTAAAAGacatattattttctttttaaaataaaaaatatatcgcAAAATTGTGAGGGACAATCCATATAATCAAAGGAGCTAGTGTTCCCATTTTCTACACTTCTTGCCACTAACCCTTAATCCCACTTCTCTCCCACTAGCTACCTTCTTAACCAAAATTCTTCCACCCTAGCTAGCCACCACCGCCATGTCAGTAAAACAATGCCACCACCACGGCAGCGACAAGAAGAAACTACTCAAGAAAATCCTAATAGGATTCGGCATCTTAGCGGCAATAGTCCTCCTAATCTTCTTCATAACATGGGCCATTCTCCAACCAAGAAAACCAAGATTCGTCCTCCAAGACGCCACCATCTACGGCTTCAACGTCTCCGCCCCCATCCTCCTCTCCTCCAACTTCCAAATCACCGTCTCCGCCCGTAACCCAAATAGCAAAGTCGGTATCTACTACGATAAACTCAACGTTTACGCCACATATCACAGCCAACAAATCACATACTTCACTGTCATCCAACCGGTTTATCAAGGCCATAAAGATACAAACATTTGGTCACCTTTTATTTATGGCACAAATGTCCCTGTGGCTCCGTACAATGGAGCCGCTTTGTCTCAAGATCAGTCAAATGGCGCGATTTCGCTTGTGATTAAGATTAACGGACGTGTTAGATGGAAAGTTGGGAGTTTTATTTCGGGCAGGTATCATTTACATGTCACGTGTCCGGCTTATATCCCTTTTGGAAACAAGAATTCTGCTTATGCTGGTGTGGTTACGGGTGTTAAGTATCAGTTAGCTATGAAATGCAGTGTTAAtgtttgattaattaatcaaactttaaaaaaaaagaaaaagaattattGCTGATCGTGTTGAATCCCAGTTAGTCGATAACGGTGCTGTtaagttttcttttcttccttttttatataattttctctttttatgaTGATTCAAGCATACGTGAATGAATTTGTAACTTTTGGAAAATTACAAAGTTGGACATGGTGTATGGTGGATtattaatgattataaatttatatttaaataaatatattttgtattgaaAATACTTTTGATACTAGTATATGTAAGTAATACTTTTTTTAACGGCTATATATGTATTACTTAGTAGGTATACTAGCTACCTTCCAAGTAATAATTATCAATTTGAtcttgttaatttgttatggGGTTTCCTAAATACAGtctttagggctgtgtttaaagtgtataaattgtttgtacatttaccatgaaaatcaggaggcgggcttttaatatggaaggtacaaatttttttatatacgttaaatacagccttaGCATTTTCCATTTGTTATTAACAGATTGATTTTGGAAGattcttttattttgattttaagatTAGATAGGTTTAAGTATGTAacgttaaaagtatatatatattaattaaaggcATGTGGATGGAGCCATGGCTGGAGGATGAGATGTCATTTTCATTTTacgttatatatgtatagttttttAAGGGAAAATTATACTTTTGATCCCTGAACTTGAtacgtttttcatttttagtcactaaacttcaaaaattacaaattatacactgaacttgtcactttttttcacttttggtcactgcgtcaactttgttagtttttccccgttaacttgcccagattcgttaattttcattcacttttcatccttcccattatttcataactaaaatcgataatcaGTCCAACTTCaggttttatatattgttttggccgattagtgaaaatacatattcatttactatgttttgaaacaaatttttatgtttacagTTACTATCTATTTGTTATACAGTAATTTGattagatgaaataattgttttttttaacgacgATGAAgtaattgttattgaaatttttatttataaagatagattTATTTAGTGACTATGTTGGAATTTcgagtcttcttatgtctactttaaccgtaattttttttgtgtgtgtgttatataaacttatatattttttcttaattcattttattaactattaataaatgaaaataaaaataagatattgtaatgtttatcTGGAGTAACGTGTTGTAGGTTTTTCTGATAATCTATAACGCCTTATGATTTAACCATGAATATTTTTGtctatgttatataaatttgttataaaacatataataatgaactaatttttgaatatatttttcattgataaaatttacaccaactactatatgttataaataaaaatgtttagagtcaaagttaaaagtaaaaatattaagaaaaaatcaaaataataacatttaaaatttgacgaatgaggtatatatataaaaaaaaattaggtaaattacacttttcatcaCTGAAGGTTgtcgattatcgattttagttatggaatgattggaaggacgaaaagtgaaaaaaaaactaacgaatttGTACAACTTAACGGAGCAAAACTAACGAAACTGAGCGCAGTgaccaaaattgaaaaaaagtgacaagttcagtgtataatttgtaatttttgaagtttagtgactaaaagtgaaaaacgtgtcaagttcaatgaccaaaaatgtaattttttcagttttttaatcggctatattcatttttattgaTAGAAAAATATTGAGTtgaatgaaagttgaaacacAATGCATATTTTATTTGGTTTCATCAATTGCTCCTTAAATACTCAAGTATATCTTAACGTGGAGTTTAATTACATGAAAAGTGGTGCCAATAGTCAACACAATAGAAAATGGGTGTATTAAAATgcattttatagttttgatgggTTGGTCCATGAGGAGGTTGATATTATAATGTGGGTCTGGTCCAATGAAGGTGAACATTGGCATGTGTTTGGGGACAAAGGAATGCAGTCGAGTGAAAGTAATTCTAGGTATCAGAAAATGTGACCAGATTGTACACAACTTTGAAAAGTTGTTACTCCATAAATAGCCATTGAAACAATAATGCAAACACTATTTAAAGCCTTTTGAAAATGAATATACGATGATGTTTGATGACATCATTAGAGTAAAGTTCTATCAACAGGATATATTTACATAAACATAgttcaaaaacacaaaaaaaaaaaagaaaaaaaaaaagaagatatatttacacaaacatagttcaacattgtttgagttttttatattttattcctATTGTTAAATGCCAAGTTTGTTGTTAGATGGCTCTCGGTAATCTACAATGATATGTGGGCTTATGTAGTTTAGGATGTCACAATATGTGGTTCGTAAAAGAGAGCATATGATCAAATTGTATTACTAAGGATGATGGTAATGGGTATTCTCATGTCTAACCATGTCTAGCTATCTACTAATAATATACTGTCACATCATTTCATGCCTAACTCATGTCTAGCCATGCCTAACCTATGGCAACCATGTCTATCCATCCCTTTATTATTTTCCTCCAATCATACTCACTCTCTCTCTCCTATCCCTCCTTAAATCTTtaaatatctctctctctctctctctctctcctccatGACTAAGCGGCAACGTATGCCGAAATCACTCATGCCTAGCCCATGCCTTGACGTTGTCGGCGGTGTTTGCAGCTAGGCATGGGCATGCCTAGCTCCATGCCTAGACCATTGCCATCATCCTAATGAGTTTTTTCAATGTCGTctctaaaaaaattacaaaaattttaGGTCCCGGCTCGAGTATACAGACAAACCCAAAAATAGTATGTCAATAATAACAGATGAAAGCATAATATTACGAAAATAAatgtttttgatatttaaaacaaagtatgaaaaaaagttataatataagGTATATCTTTATGTGTAAGTGCTTATTTATAATAggattataatataaattatgcAACTGGATCAGgcataaatataataaatctatataaatttacGTATAATATAAAGCTTAGAGGTAGAGGGTCCGACTCGATTGCATCCCTTGCATCCCTTTAGAGCCGGTGATGAGTTTTTTTTCCTCCTGGTTTGAAAAAAGGTGAGAGATTTTGTCATTTCAGGTTCAAGCCCGGGACTTGGTATATGCAAATCATATCACTAATTCACTATGTTACCCATATGCTATACGGGCTAGTTTATCAATTGGTTTTAGTCATTATTATCGTTTCAAGTATATTTCTCAATCTTTATTTGACATCAGTTTCTACGTAGTTTGAGTTTAAAGTTCATTTTATGATAACTTAGTCCAATGGATATGAATATaaacgagcatagtgcccgcgcgttgcggcaggTAGAAagtgatgacaatataaaagggaggcggtggtggagagtGAGGAGGCGGTGGATCGAAGGAGGGTGACGACGGAGGGTGATAGAAAGTTGATGAGAGTATTATGTTTAAGTAAGagtattttgggaagaaaaaaagtGCTGAATTTTAAGAGattcaatactctttataagggagtatagatataactACGGTTTTCACCAGGCCCAAACGATTAAGGACATAGTCCATCACATTCtgaatttcttgatttttaGCCCAAATTGAAGCTTACGAAACCTACTCGTAAAGTCGTAATCGTAAATTCGTAATGTTAAATATATTGTTGATCAATCAACTAAAGTGCTGTTACTTGTGAGAAACTGAGAATATTTCTTTCTTCTGACATTATGACGAATGATAGATTGATAGTCAATTGAAAAGGTTGCCAACATATAATAACTAGAccaatacccggtcgttgatcgggttatgaaattgacctAAAAACAACTGATTTGACATACTTAATCAAAACCAATCCACTTAAAAGCATACTTGACTAACCAACTTATCTTACTTATCAACCCGCTAATCTAtaatttaatcaacttattttacttatcaacCCGCTAACCTATAACTTGGCCAACTCTGTAAACCCAGGTCGATCACGAGTTGAACTTTTgaacatgaaacttttaatgTTTAGAGTTAGATCAGAGAGTGCAACATGTCAACATAACTGGGTCGTgcttatatattgtatattatcgtaattaaaaagtcaatataacaacaaattgtaatgtaaaaacaatacaaataaaaattcaactttGTAGTAAAAAAAGGTAACTGGATGGAAATCATCTaatgtaccatttggtatccACTAATCCTCCAGTCAGGCTAGTGTCTAGATAATTCTCAGTCACTTAATAATCCtttgattatctcaaatttGACCTCCCCTGTAAAGTGGTGGCTAGTGGCTACTGGACTATTACCCAAAGGTTTTCAACTTTGTAGTATGATACACCTTAAACTCTCTATGTTACACAACTCTCACGGATGACAGTAGTCAGAAACCGTCACTTACTTTTTAACTTCATGTCCTTacgataacatttaaaaaatatttggatgCCATGTATTACACGAGCACACTTCTAATCTATGTAAAACTCTAACATCTAGTTATTTTTGAATCTATGATTACAAAATTTTGCATGTAATGGGCTCCCTTTGGGGGTACCAACGGTGTAAGGCGTTTCGAACCCTAAACATACTGcccgtttggatgtcactgctcAACTCGATGGAACGACCTTCCCAtccgccgttcaaaaaaaaaatctatcatattctttcttatagtattttttttcttagaaattataaatttggtgtgagagtttataagtttaccatttaccaaattaactaaaatagaaaacttccattaatttgaaactaatcgatcaaaaatgtgaaaatatcaaacattattcatcatatataattcaaaactaattaaattttttcctcattgggtatttgaaatagacatttctacttcgagtgagctctctagcgcgtcacggttaagacaacgtatgctagacctctcgctgtcgaatcatgACACGAAATATTTAagagaaattcacctttcaaaaaaaaaaaatgtatctaCTGTAGTGTaagaataactaattaaagtatgttgttatacataaacACTCTTATTATTGTtgtatgatttgtttttttttagtgtactatgtacttaaattttttaaagcaaTTAGTTAGTATGTTTAATACAATTGAAAAGTTACCATGTTTatatcttttgacttttataattttagaaatttgactttgaattttAAAGGCTAAAATTTAAAGGATTGTGAATTTTAATGGTTAGGATTAAAAGttagctttatttttttatctatgctatggtagccatatatatatataatgtca includes the following:
- the LOC122578417 gene encoding NDR1/HIN1-like protein 1; this encodes MSVKQCHHHGSDKKKLLKKILIGFGILAAIVLLIFFITWAILQPRKPRFVLQDATIYGFNVSAPILLSSNFQITVSARNPNSKVGIYYDKLNVYATYHSQQITYFTVIQPVYQGHKDTNIWSPFIYGTNVPVAPYNGAALSQDQSNGAISLVIKINGRVRWKVGSFISGRYHLHVTCPAYIPFGNKNSAYAGVVTGVKYQLAMKCSVNV